One part of the Stigmatella aurantiaca genome encodes these proteins:
- a CDS encoding bestrophin family protein, translated as MIDYDPHQWGHHFFDLKGSMVREIVGRLLVVALWATAVVAFHHYVRPVGIPNTMHALVGVALGLLLVFRTNSSYDRFWEGRKLWGGIVNETRNLARASSVFLRERDPALYRTLVLWTAVFPYAAASVLRGDKDLGFIPAQLPPEEMRQVGTAQHVALAVSQRMSEALAEGRRRGHYTEYTQMALDQNVQQLIDYLGGCERIHKTPMPFAYMVHLRRALVIYCASLPFALVETFGWGAAVATFLLSYVFFGIEEIGVEIEDPFGTDENDLPLERICGVIQNNLLALLPSETAKPD; from the coding sequence ATGATTGACTACGATCCGCACCAGTGGGGACATCACTTCTTCGACCTGAAGGGGTCGATGGTCCGCGAAATCGTCGGACGGCTGCTGGTCGTTGCCCTGTGGGCGACCGCGGTCGTGGCCTTCCACCACTACGTCCGGCCTGTCGGCATCCCCAACACCATGCATGCCCTGGTGGGCGTGGCGCTCGGCCTGCTGCTGGTGTTCCGGACCAACTCCTCCTATGACCGCTTCTGGGAGGGCCGGAAGCTCTGGGGCGGCATCGTCAACGAGACGCGCAACCTGGCGCGCGCCTCAAGCGTCTTCCTCCGCGAGCGCGACCCGGCGCTCTACCGGACGCTCGTGCTGTGGACCGCAGTGTTCCCTTATGCCGCAGCCTCGGTTCTGCGAGGTGACAAGGACCTTGGTTTCATCCCCGCCCAGCTCCCACCGGAAGAGATGCGGCAGGTGGGCACGGCCCAGCACGTCGCGCTCGCGGTGTCCCAACGGATGAGCGAGGCACTGGCCGAGGGCCGCCGCCGGGGCCACTACACCGAGTACACGCAGATGGCGCTGGATCAGAACGTCCAGCAGCTCATCGACTACCTGGGCGGGTGCGAGCGCATCCACAAGACGCCCATGCCCTTCGCATACATGGTGCACCTGCGCCGCGCGCTCGTCATCTACTGCGCCTCGCTGCCGTTCGCGCTGGTGGAGACCTTTGGCTGGGGCGCGGCGGTGGCCACCTTCCTCCTCTCCTACGTCTTTTTCGGCATCGAGGAGATCGGCGTGGAAATCGAGGATCCCTTCGGCACCGACGAGAACGATCTACCGCTCGAGCGCATCTGCGGCGTCATCCAGAACAACCTCCTGGCGCTGCTGCCTTCCGAGACCGCCAAGCCCGATTGA
- a CDS encoding FAD binding domain-containing protein, with product MHYAEPSTVEEGVELLASTENARCLAGGATLVAMMNARHLAPALLISLHRMEELSTVTETPEGLWLGAMLTHRALAAEPRLSGAMEVIRSAASQLAHPAIRNMGTLGGSLCLADPSTELPVALTAASAQAEIAGPEGRRVIPVESLLVDRFQTSLRRGELVTRIWVPRGTPGAVGHHLRFSRVASDYPTVSISLVLALEGETCRQARVAVGSCGPVPLHVDDADQRLVGTALDAQALAEAGQLLARAATPRDDVRGTAEYRRMLIRRLLGRAVAQARERLQERIHV from the coding sequence ATGCACTACGCAGAGCCGTCAACCGTGGAGGAGGGGGTCGAACTCCTGGCCTCCACGGAGAACGCCCGGTGCCTCGCAGGGGGCGCCACCCTGGTGGCGATGATGAATGCACGCCACCTCGCGCCGGCGCTGTTGATCAGCCTGCACCGGATGGAGGAGCTGTCCACTGTCACGGAGACGCCAGAAGGGCTCTGGCTGGGGGCCATGCTCACCCACCGGGCCCTGGCGGCCGAGCCCCGCTTGAGCGGGGCCATGGAGGTCATCCGCAGCGCCGCGAGCCAGCTCGCGCACCCGGCCATCCGCAACATGGGCACCTTGGGAGGCTCGCTGTGTCTGGCGGATCCCAGCACGGAGCTGCCCGTGGCGCTGACCGCCGCCTCCGCCCAGGCCGAGATCGCAGGCCCAGAAGGACGGCGTGTCATTCCCGTCGAGTCGCTGCTCGTGGATCGCTTCCAGACCTCCCTGCGCCGGGGCGAGCTCGTCACCCGGATCTGGGTTCCCCGAGGCACCCCGGGGGCTGTCGGCCACCACCTCCGCTTCAGCAGGGTGGCCAGCGATTACCCCACGGTGTCCATCTCGCTGGTGCTCGCGCTGGAGGGAGAGACGTGCCGCCAGGCCCGCGTGGCCGTGGGTTCCTGTGGCCCCGTGCCTCTCCACGTGGATGACGCGGACCAGCGCCTCGTGGGCACGGCGCTCGACGCCCAGGCGCTGGCCGAGGCGGGACAGCTCCTCGCGCGTGCCGCCACGCCCCGTGACGATGTCCGCGGCACGGCGGAGTACCGCCGCATGCTGATTCGCCGCCTGCTGGGCCGTGCCGTTGCCCAAGCCCGGGAGCGTCTCCAGGAGCGCATCCATGTCTGA
- a CDS encoding (2Fe-2S)-binding protein, which yields MSDRIPFSLQVNGETHGLTVVPERTLLEVLREDLRATGTRRGCDQGSCGACMVLVDGEPRLSCLSLAVTLRGRAITTIEGVETGGTLHPVQRALVQHGAVQCGFCMSGIVVTAKALLDHNPSPTPEEIRQALGSNVCRCSGYAKVIEAIASLSAAPGPATSPERPHE from the coding sequence ATGTCTGACAGGATTCCCTTCTCACTTCAGGTCAATGGCGAGACACACGGCCTCACGGTGGTTCCCGAACGGACCCTGCTGGAGGTACTGCGCGAGGACCTTCGCGCGACCGGAACCCGGCGTGGCTGCGACCAGGGCAGCTGCGGGGCCTGCATGGTGCTCGTGGACGGCGAGCCCAGGCTCTCGTGTCTGTCCCTGGCCGTGACCCTGCGCGGACGGGCCATCACCACCATCGAAGGGGTGGAGACAGGAGGGACGCTTCACCCGGTCCAGCGCGCCCTGGTCCAGCACGGCGCGGTGCAATGTGGATTCTGCATGTCTGGCATCGTCGTGACCGCCAAGGCCCTGCTCGACCACAACCCATCCCCCACGCCCGAGGAGATCCGCCAGGCGCTCGGCAGCAACGTCTGCCGCTGTTCGGGATACGCCAAGGTCATCGAGGCCATTGCTTCGCTGAGCGCTGCCCCCGGCCCAGCCACTTCCCCGGAGCGTCCTCATGAGTGA
- a CDS encoding xanthine dehydrogenase family protein molybdopterin-binding subunit, with translation MSEPNPQGPFSAPVGDLLGKPVPRLEAQEKVTGRAVYTDDMTLPGMLHGALLGSPHPHARILSYDTSRARAMPGVRAVLTAEDLPDHNVGSVIKDQPLLARGKVRYAGEPVAAVAAVDLPTARRALEAIDIRYEPLAPVLDTEEALKEGAPVIHEQRDAYFSLQADSPARAATPNAASYIRLTEGSPEEVWKRCDVVVEDVYETPAQQHVYLEPCSTLAAVDRDSGKITLYTSTQSVFRAQAITAEALGLPMSKIRVIAPRVGGGFGGKTEMTNQPITAALARAAGAPVKMTLSRTDDMLMMKSRHASRIHMRTGTTRDGMLLARQVRLVFDTGAYADDGPFVASLGSYFARGPYRIPHVDVECWAVYTNRLRAGAFRGFGNPQIHFASEVQIDQLAEKLGLDPFEFRLRNALETGERWLGGAPVESGTLRACLERAREASNWAQRREQLAPAPGKRRGLGVAAVAHTSGLLGSSATVRLNEDGTLTVNTGAVDIGQGSDTALTQCAAAVLGLPLEHIDYSGPDTDVSPYDWCTGGTRTTFTVGRVVVQACEQLRQQLFDHASEMLGHPAQDLELRPGGIVGIRGQPGTGVSFGAIAGRALYFKGGPLVATSRWLFPPIPIGTGGTSAQGMPSMGNGFFVFAAQVAEVEVDELTGQVELLQAWSVHDVGRAINPAAVEGQIQGGFVQGLGLALTEELLWKDGHLLNPSMSSYKVPGSRDVPVAIHPLLLEHPAGEGPFGAKGVAEVSLVGVAPAICNAIRNATGAHVTRLPATGERVLRALLAREEAASKV, from the coding sequence ATGAGTGAGCCGAATCCCCAGGGCCCCTTCTCTGCCCCCGTGGGAGACCTCCTGGGCAAACCCGTTCCCAGGCTGGAGGCCCAAGAGAAGGTCACCGGACGCGCCGTCTATACCGACGACATGACCCTGCCCGGCATGCTTCACGGGGCCCTGCTGGGCAGCCCTCATCCCCATGCGCGGATCCTGTCGTATGACACCTCCCGCGCCCGGGCGATGCCGGGGGTCAGGGCCGTGCTGACCGCGGAGGATCTGCCTGACCACAACGTCGGCTCCGTCATCAAGGACCAGCCGCTGCTCGCCCGGGGGAAGGTCCGTTACGCGGGCGAGCCCGTGGCCGCCGTGGCCGCCGTGGACCTTCCGACGGCCCGCCGGGCCCTCGAGGCCATCGACATCCGGTACGAGCCCCTCGCCCCCGTGTTGGACACCGAGGAAGCGCTGAAGGAAGGTGCCCCCGTCATCCATGAGCAGCGCGATGCCTACTTCAGCCTCCAAGCGGACTCCCCGGCGAGGGCCGCCACCCCCAATGCCGCCTCGTACATCCGGCTGACGGAGGGCTCACCAGAGGAGGTGTGGAAGCGCTGTGACGTGGTGGTCGAAGACGTCTACGAAACGCCCGCCCAGCAGCATGTCTACCTGGAGCCGTGCTCGACCCTGGCGGCGGTGGATCGCGACAGTGGGAAGATCACCCTCTACACCTCGACCCAGTCCGTGTTCCGGGCACAGGCGATCACCGCCGAGGCCCTGGGCCTGCCGATGTCGAAGATCCGGGTCATCGCGCCCCGGGTTGGCGGCGGGTTCGGCGGCAAGACCGAGATGACCAACCAGCCCATCACCGCCGCGCTGGCGCGGGCGGCGGGGGCACCGGTCAAGATGACGCTGTCGCGCACCGACGACATGCTCATGATGAAGTCCCGCCACGCGAGCCGCATCCACATGCGCACGGGGACCACCCGGGACGGGATGCTCCTCGCCCGTCAGGTCCGGCTGGTCTTCGATACCGGCGCCTACGCCGACGATGGACCGTTCGTCGCGTCCCTGGGGTCCTACTTCGCGCGTGGGCCGTACCGCATTCCGCACGTCGATGTCGAATGCTGGGCGGTGTACACCAACCGCCTCCGGGCGGGGGCCTTCCGCGGGTTCGGCAATCCGCAGATCCACTTCGCCAGCGAGGTGCAGATTGATCAGCTCGCGGAGAAGCTGGGGTTGGATCCCTTCGAGTTCCGGCTTCGCAATGCATTGGAAACGGGCGAGCGCTGGTTGGGCGGCGCGCCGGTCGAGAGCGGCACGCTCCGGGCGTGTCTGGAGCGGGCCCGGGAAGCCTCGAACTGGGCCCAGCGCCGCGAACAGCTCGCCCCGGCTCCTGGCAAGCGGCGGGGCCTCGGGGTCGCGGCGGTGGCGCATACGAGTGGGCTGCTGGGCTCGAGCGCCACGGTCCGGCTCAACGAGGATGGGACCCTCACGGTGAACACGGGGGCGGTGGACATTGGCCAGGGCTCGGACACGGCCCTCACCCAGTGCGCAGCCGCGGTCCTGGGCCTCCCCCTGGAGCACATCGACTACAGCGGCCCCGATACGGATGTCTCCCCGTACGACTGGTGCACCGGAGGCACACGCACCACCTTCACCGTGGGCCGGGTGGTGGTGCAGGCCTGCGAGCAGCTCCGGCAACAGCTCTTCGATCACGCCAGTGAGATGCTCGGGCATCCCGCGCAGGATCTGGAGCTGCGGCCCGGCGGCATCGTGGGCATCCGAGGCCAGCCCGGCACCGGGGTTTCCTTCGGGGCCATCGCCGGGCGAGCCCTCTACTTCAAAGGGGGGCCCCTCGTGGCCACCTCCCGGTGGTTGTTTCCCCCCATTCCCATCGGCACGGGGGGGACCTCCGCCCAGGGCATGCCCTCCATGGGCAATGGCTTCTTCGTGTTCGCGGCCCAGGTCGCCGAGGTCGAGGTGGACGAGCTGACGGGACAGGTCGAGCTGCTCCAGGCCTGGAGCGTCCATGACGTGGGCCGCGCGATCAACCCCGCGGCGGTGGAAGGACAGATCCAAGGAGGGTTCGTCCAGGGGCTGGGCCTCGCCCTGACCGAGGAGCTGCTCTGGAAGGACGGCCACCTGCTCAACCCGTCCATGAGCAGCTACAAGGTTCCAGGCTCACGGGATGTCCCGGTGGCGATCCACCCGCTTCTGCTCGAGCATCCTGCGGGTGAAGGGCCGTTTGGCGCCAAGGGGGTGGCCGAGGTGAGCCTCGTGGGCGTGGCACCGGCGATCTGCAACGCCATCCGGAATGCCACGGGTGCGCACGTCACCCGCCTCCCCGCTACGGGCGAGCGCGTGTTGCGCGCGCTGCTCGCCCGGGAAGAGGCGGCTTCGAAGGTGTAA
- a CDS encoding PKD domain-containing protein, with the protein MRTRFSRAHALTLNSLLLCVGLPGTPQASPSALNAAPVANAGPTQAVTELSLVTLDGTGSYDPDPGTALQYQWTHVYGPPVLLSGAMTAQPTFTAPEVAGGAMLIFELRVRDEALQQSTAFVRVDVMDAAGAPVANAGPDQLAQEGALVTLDGTGSYDPDATDVLTFQWTQPGNQTGVPLTGANTAQPTFTVPVNPLNGRLTFQLRVSDGVYSSTDTVEILVVQPDPVPVANAGPDQTVNEGSIVTLNAFGSYDPSGYSIRQYGWRQLAGPPVTLLPTQTRPQPQFLAPDVTAPTVLTFELTVWNSLYLSSTDTVGITVSPL; encoded by the coding sequence ATGCGTACACGCTTCTCGCGCGCTCATGCGCTCACCTTGAACAGCTTGTTGCTTTGCGTCGGCTTGCCTGGGACGCCGCAAGCCAGTCCCTCCGCGCTCAACGCGGCCCCTGTGGCCAACGCGGGGCCGACACAGGCGGTGACCGAACTCAGCCTGGTCACGCTGGATGGCACCGGCTCGTACGATCCGGATCCAGGCACGGCGCTGCAATACCAGTGGACCCACGTCTATGGCCCCCCCGTGCTCCTCTCGGGGGCCATGACGGCTCAGCCCACTTTTACCGCGCCCGAGGTGGCTGGAGGCGCGATGCTCATCTTCGAGCTTCGCGTGCGCGACGAGGCCCTCCAGCAGAGCACGGCCTTTGTGCGCGTCGATGTGATGGACGCCGCGGGCGCGCCGGTGGCGAATGCGGGCCCGGATCAGCTGGCCCAGGAAGGCGCCCTGGTCACGCTGGATGGCACGGGCTCTTATGATCCGGATGCCACGGATGTGCTCACGTTTCAGTGGACGCAGCCGGGGAACCAGACGGGGGTGCCGTTGACCGGGGCCAACACCGCCCAGCCCACCTTCACCGTGCCAGTGAACCCGCTCAACGGCCGCCTTACCTTCCAGCTCCGGGTCAGCGATGGGGTGTACTCCAGTACGGACACCGTGGAGATCCTCGTGGTTCAACCGGACCCTGTGCCGGTGGCGAACGCGGGTCCGGACCAGACCGTGAATGAGGGGAGCATTGTCACGCTGAATGCCTTTGGCTCGTACGATCCCTCGGGATACTCCATCCGGCAGTACGGCTGGAGACAGCTCGCGGGTCCTCCCGTCACCCTGCTCCCCACCCAGACCCGGCCACAGCCTCAGTTCCTCGCGCCGGACGTGACGGCCCCCACGGTGCTGACCTTCGAACTCACGGTGTGGAACAGCCTGTACCTGAGCAGCACGGACACGGTGGGCATCACCGTGTCCCCGCTCTGA
- a CDS encoding DNRLRE domain-containing protein, whose protein sequence is MILYAPQRNGRHALVLLPVMLSLACGGEPSSEAFTAVDRALATSLTVSFQEQVSPSAAYTGASDTSLQESTPSVNAGADPLVRMDRDSPTGTGKSTNGLLRFDVSAIPVGATVQSAQLTINVKNATTGEGYFIYAASRAWNESQATWTNATSGSAWSAGGARGASDRGTASFATLLPGVTGKYSVDLNAAGVAAIQAWVENAGNNNGFVLDALTNMDGLEFDSSEAAILANRPQLTVTYTAEPGIPGLSGLDNSGKTLPDTNYPIPSGAIFMAANGNDSNPGTQASPVATLNRAIALVPSSGTIVVRGGVYRDWYNNGAGNYKVATKPLTLQAYPHEQVWFDGTDVKPASSWTSDGLGHWYMDWSTPSFCNGGYYTYKYDAQPTTNQGPCSHFDMYGDPANPAAGDPQMVFIDGTYVHEVKTLAEATPGNFFYDWTHRRLFIATNPSGHTVEVAARPVALVLGGTGYAVKGIGFRRYATNEYSNTTNAAVYIGATHSLIENCVFTQMAAGSLSIKPQGGVVRRSVFANNGFTAIGSNGQTNSSTPGYDGLLLEENIVNANNTERFGTNCSRSCAQAGVKIAHMNGFTVRHNVFENNLGGAGFWCDEDCRGGVMVYNISRNNKIGIFYEVSDTGIIASNLIYGNTYAGIQSCSSNTKIYNNTLVNNAAINIWIYDDARNEADKRGSDIGPDTANVDVSNNILSGGNITTFKASRSDNNSTNTGPNTFFSGLDYNSYYRSGGSGKSLVNWVDTGGANYTSLSALKTTHGWESHGHDIATGGDPFFVNQALHDYTVRSSSPAYQSGKPLPADVAQALGVAAGTVTSRGALSWPGK, encoded by the coding sequence ATGATCCTCTACGCCCCCCAGCGGAATGGGCGCCATGCCCTGGTCCTCCTGCCCGTGATGCTGTCCCTGGCCTGCGGAGGCGAACCCTCCTCCGAGGCCTTCACGGCGGTAGACCGTGCCCTCGCCACCTCCCTCACCGTGTCCTTCCAGGAACAGGTCTCGCCCTCGGCCGCCTATACCGGCGCATCCGACACCTCGCTCCAGGAGAGCACCCCCTCCGTTAACGCCGGGGCCGACCCCCTGGTGCGCATGGACCGGGACTCCCCCACCGGCACGGGGAAGAGCACCAACGGCCTGCTGCGCTTCGACGTCAGCGCCATCCCCGTGGGCGCGACGGTGCAGTCGGCCCAGCTGACGATCAACGTCAAGAACGCCACGACGGGCGAGGGCTACTTCATCTACGCCGCGAGCCGTGCCTGGAATGAGTCCCAGGCCACCTGGACGAACGCGACGAGCGGCAGCGCTTGGAGCGCGGGCGGCGCCAGAGGCGCTTCGGACCGGGGCACGGCGTCCTTCGCGACGCTCCTCCCGGGGGTGACGGGCAAGTACAGCGTGGACCTCAACGCCGCGGGAGTCGCGGCCATCCAGGCCTGGGTGGAGAACGCGGGCAACAACAACGGCTTCGTGCTGGATGCCCTCACCAACATGGACGGTCTGGAGTTCGACTCTTCCGAGGCCGCCATCCTCGCCAACCGTCCTCAACTGACGGTGACCTACACCGCGGAGCCGGGCATCCCGGGCCTCAGCGGACTCGACAACTCGGGCAAGACCCTCCCCGACACCAACTACCCCATCCCGAGCGGCGCCATCTTCATGGCCGCCAATGGCAATGACAGCAACCCGGGCACCCAGGCCTCGCCCGTGGCGACGCTCAACCGCGCGATCGCCCTCGTGCCCTCGAGCGGGACAATCGTGGTGCGCGGAGGGGTTTACCGGGACTGGTACAACAACGGCGCGGGCAACTACAAGGTCGCAACCAAGCCGTTGACCCTCCAGGCCTACCCGCACGAGCAAGTGTGGTTCGACGGCACGGACGTGAAGCCGGCCTCCAGCTGGACCAGCGATGGGCTCGGTCACTGGTACATGGACTGGAGCACGCCCAGCTTCTGCAACGGCGGCTACTACACCTACAAATACGACGCCCAGCCCACCACGAACCAGGGCCCCTGCAGTCACTTCGACATGTACGGCGACCCGGCCAACCCCGCCGCGGGCGACCCACAGATGGTCTTCATCGACGGGACGTACGTGCACGAGGTGAAGACGCTCGCGGAGGCCACCCCGGGCAACTTCTTCTATGACTGGACCCACCGCCGCCTCTTCATCGCGACCAACCCGAGCGGCCACACCGTGGAGGTGGCCGCGCGCCCCGTCGCCCTCGTCCTTGGCGGCACGGGCTACGCAGTGAAGGGCATTGGCTTCCGTCGCTACGCGACGAACGAGTACAGCAACACCACGAACGCGGCCGTCTACATCGGCGCGACCCATTCGTTGATCGAGAACTGCGTCTTCACCCAGATGGCGGCCGGCTCGCTCAGCATCAAGCCCCAGGGGGGCGTGGTGCGGCGCTCCGTCTTCGCGAACAACGGCTTCACCGCCATCGGCTCGAACGGCCAGACCAACTCCTCCACGCCCGGCTACGACGGCCTGCTGCTCGAGGAGAACATCGTCAACGCCAACAACACGGAGCGCTTCGGCACGAATTGCTCCCGCTCCTGCGCTCAGGCCGGCGTAAAGATCGCGCACATGAATGGCTTCACGGTGCGCCACAACGTCTTCGAGAACAACCTCGGTGGCGCGGGGTTCTGGTGTGACGAGGACTGCCGCGGCGGCGTGATGGTCTACAACATCTCCCGCAACAACAAGATCGGCATCTTCTACGAGGTCTCGGACACCGGGATCATCGCGTCCAACCTCATCTACGGCAACACCTACGCCGGCATCCAGTCCTGCTCCTCGAACACGAAGATCTACAACAACACGCTCGTCAACAACGCGGCCATCAACATCTGGATCTACGACGACGCGCGCAACGAGGCCGACAAGCGGGGCTCGGACATTGGCCCGGACACCGCGAACGTCGACGTGTCGAACAACATCCTGTCGGGCGGAAACATCACCACCTTCAAGGCCTCCCGCTCCGACAACAACTCGACCAACACGGGTCCCAACACCTTCTTCTCGGGCCTCGACTACAACAGCTATTACCGCTCCGGTGGCAGTGGGAAGTCGCTGGTCAACTGGGTGGACACTGGCGGCGCGAACTACACGTCGCTCTCCGCGCTCAAGACCACCCATGGCTGGGAGAGCCACGGCCATGACATCGCGACGGGGGGCGATCCCTTCTTCGTGAACCAGGCGCTCCACGACTACACCGTGCGGAGTTCCAGCCCGGCGTACCAGAGCGGCAAACCGCTGCCCGCGGATGTGGCGCAGGCGCTCGGTGTGGCCGCAGGCACGGTGACGAGCCGCGGCGCGTTGAGCTGGCCGGGGAAGTAG
- a CDS encoding PAS domain-containing hybrid sensor histidine kinase/response regulator — protein MHEDDTSAEPEEGPFEESAEDLYENAPCGYLSTRLDGLIVKVNQTLLTWTGYQRDELIGRKRFYELLSAAGRIYHETHYAPLLQMQGFVRELSLDVVCSDGRPLPVLINAMQKKDAAGKPRSIRATLFNLTERKLYERELLQARRKAEQMAQAKATLLSTLSHEIRNPLNAITAATRLLGMTGLSDKQSKYVHILGSSSGNLLALVNDILDWSKIEAGKLSLEQREFDPRELISGLVNGLAARAEEKKLQLLVDVDERLPASLLGDPVKIGQILTNLVSNALKFTEKGSVRVVATVRSLQGDECSVNFQVIDTGIGISPDRITAIFEEYTQANYDIGMRYGGTGLGLSISRKLLELHGSKMTVTSEVGVGSRFAFDLRLKAGTRAPGKAPPAAAPEPVLSGLRVLVVEDSEINTYVLSRWLERWGVVFDTVGNGKQAVEQVQKGNYALVLMDLHMPELDGYDALKAIRALPDERLRQLPVIALSASARAWQESRIKDSGFTDFIGKPFDADMLWRRIALYTSRDVPNAAKRPPAPVRRPPETDESAVALPPDYSLTRLGTRAGNDPQARVALARLTLLELEQARPALRSALTSGARDEYERLWRGLAGAIRLLDAHALAAALRRAKGLLTSNKRDPARMHAAAFAVDWEMETLIEVLAPIVSEDS, from the coding sequence GTGCACGAGGACGATACGAGCGCCGAGCCCGAGGAGGGCCCCTTCGAAGAGTCCGCGGAGGATCTCTACGAGAATGCTCCATGCGGCTACCTCTCGACGCGCCTTGACGGGCTTATCGTCAAGGTCAACCAGACCCTGCTGACCTGGACCGGCTATCAGCGAGACGAGCTGATCGGCCGCAAGCGGTTCTACGAGCTGCTCTCGGCCGCCGGCCGCATCTACCACGAGACCCACTACGCGCCGCTCCTGCAGATGCAGGGGTTTGTCCGTGAGCTCTCGCTGGATGTCGTCTGCTCGGATGGCCGCCCTCTCCCTGTCCTGATCAACGCCATGCAGAAGAAGGACGCGGCGGGTAAGCCCCGCTCCATTCGGGCGACCCTCTTCAACCTGACGGAGCGCAAGCTCTACGAGCGCGAGCTGCTCCAGGCCCGCAGGAAGGCTGAGCAGATGGCCCAGGCCAAGGCCACCCTCCTGTCGACGCTCAGCCATGAGATCCGCAACCCCCTCAACGCCATCACCGCGGCCACCCGGCTGCTGGGAATGACGGGGCTCTCCGACAAGCAGTCGAAGTACGTGCACATTCTCGGCTCGTCCTCGGGCAACCTGCTCGCGTTGGTCAACGACATCCTCGATTGGAGCAAGATCGAGGCGGGCAAGCTCTCGCTGGAACAGCGCGAGTTCGATCCGCGTGAGCTGATCAGCGGCCTCGTGAACGGCCTGGCGGCCCGGGCCGAGGAGAAGAAGCTCCAGCTCCTGGTGGACGTCGACGAGAGGCTGCCAGCCAGCCTCCTCGGCGATCCGGTCAAGATCGGCCAGATCCTCACGAACCTCGTGAGCAACGCGCTCAAGTTCACGGAGAAGGGCTCGGTCCGGGTCGTGGCCACTGTCCGCTCACTGCAGGGGGATGAGTGCAGCGTGAACTTCCAGGTGATCGACACCGGGATCGGCATCTCTCCAGATCGCATCACCGCCATCTTCGAGGAGTACACCCAGGCGAACTACGACATCGGGATGCGGTACGGAGGCACCGGCCTGGGCCTCTCCATCAGCCGCAAGCTGCTCGAACTGCACGGCAGCAAGATGACTGTTACGAGCGAGGTGGGGGTGGGGAGCCGCTTCGCCTTCGACTTGCGCTTGAAGGCCGGCACGCGCGCCCCCGGCAAGGCGCCCCCGGCCGCCGCACCCGAGCCTGTGCTGAGTGGGCTGCGTGTGCTCGTGGTCGAGGACAGCGAGATCAATACCTACGTACTCTCCCGCTGGCTCGAGCGCTGGGGCGTGGTGTTCGACACCGTCGGAAACGGAAAGCAGGCGGTGGAGCAGGTTCAGAAGGGCAACTACGCGCTCGTGCTCATGGATCTGCACATGCCAGAGCTCGATGGATACGATGCGCTGAAGGCCATCCGGGCGCTCCCGGACGAGCGGCTTCGCCAGCTCCCGGTCATCGCCCTCTCGGCCTCCGCACGCGCATGGCAGGAGAGCCGCATCAAGGACTCGGGCTTCACCGACTTCATCGGCAAGCCCTTCGATGCGGACATGCTGTGGCGCAGGATCGCGCTGTACACCTCGAGAGACGTTCCGAACGCGGCGAAGCGCCCCCCGGCCCCCGTCCGCCGGCCCCCGGAGACTGACGAGAGCGCCGTCGCCCTGCCGCCCGACTACAGCCTGACCCGGCTCGGGACGCGCGCGGGGAATGATCCGCAAGCGCGCGTGGCGCTGGCCCGCCTCACCCTCCTGGAACTCGAGCAGGCGAGGCCCGCGCTCCGGTCCGCGCTCACGTCGGGCGCTCGCGACGAGTACGAGCGCCTCTGGCGGGGGCTCGCGGGGGCGATCCGGTTGCTCGATGCCCACGCGCTTGCGGCGGCCCTCCGCCGCGCCAAGGGGTTGCTCACCAGCAACAAGCGGGACCCCGCGCGGATGCACGCGGCCGCGTTCGCGGTCGATTGGGAGATGGAGACCCTCATCGAAGTGCTGGCTCCCATCGTCAGCGAAGACTCCTGA